One window of Phalacrocorax carbo chromosome 1, bPhaCar2.1, whole genome shotgun sequence genomic DNA carries:
- the ZBED4 gene encoding zinc finger BED domain-containing protein 4, which yields MDKSKAGSPRMDGNFVLGKINNLKVEQEEDSINCTLERMDIKTEQDDFKHADSSDEQEDKEKNFITNNPGKYLSTENEDDYGSLFSQYSSTLYDVAMEAVTQSLLSSRNISSRKKSPAWNHFFISPRDSTKAICMYCMKEFSRGKNEKDLSTSCLMRHVRRAHPTVLIQENGSMPGISSFSSPTLLLPPQSADVGDLSSMLSPIKLVKKMASKIPSPDRIIEESVSIVSSEEISDLSVPEKCSKEEVMVGSSPQLPNNQYDDTVENVAEKTVVIPKSTSGSRRRSAVWKHFYLSPLDNSKAVCIHCMNEFSRGKNGKDLGTSCLIRHMWRAHRSIVLQENGGGTSIPPLYTAPPTLLPSLLPSDSDLNSMSSSPGKLIKESTSVSSSPDRISEEIHTTISSGDGLVEDSMLSSSDDIGEVSFVSSPEKQCEGLGPLIFEPTAVFQQNKRIMKRLKSEVWHHFSLSPADSLKAVCRYCSCMISRGKKGDVGTSCLMRHLYRRHPDVIGNQKGFLDVSLANSPYATLASAECSSSKLTDLPTMVTHDNQIIFPVNSKKTSKLWNHFSICSADSTKVICMHCGRTISRGKKPTNLGTSCLLRHLQRFHNNVLKTDVSETVLSSSTDNHMPLSTELLGSSNFDETNDKFCDSHPVAKKITSLVAEMIALDLQPYSFVDNIGFNRLLEYLQPQYSLPSPSYFSRTAIPDMYDNVKQIIISHLKEAESGVIHFTSGIWMSNQTREYLTLTAHWVTFESSFRPQCEDYHCSALLNVSQIDCDYNGISIQKQLEYWWETWITSIGLQIGITVTDNQSIEKTLNEGDHSSVQCFSHTVNVIVNEAIKSQRMVQNLLSIARKICERVHRSAKAKEKLAELQKEYELPQHQLIQDVPSKWNTSFHMLERLIEQKRAIDEMSIECSFRELISCDQWEVMQSVCHALKPFEAASREMSTHMSTLSQVIPMIHILNRKIEMLFEETMGIDTMLKSLKEAMVSRLSSTLHDPRYIFATLLDPRYKTSLFTEEEAEQYKQDLIRELEIMSSTSDDDKPVSNGCDIGSPSTNSYGEDNLWSLMGDMKKTKDLKERAKLPEEMVLSYLEEEVLEHNCDPLTYWNFKKSSWPVLSKLAVRFLGCPPSIVPSERLFNTSNESNSFSQSRLMIEHFEKLIFLKVNLPLIYFQY from the coding sequence ATGGACAAGAGTAAAGCAGGTTCCCCCAGAATGGATGGTAATTTCGTACTGGGTAAAATCAATAACTTAAAAGTagagcaggaggaagacagCATTAACTGTACTCTAGAAAGAATGGATATCAAAACAGAACAAGACGATTTCAAACATGCAGACAGTAGTGATGAacaagaagacaaagaaaagaactTCATTACCAACAACCCTGGCAAATATTTAtctacagaaaatgaagatgattATGGATCTCTTTTCTCTCAGTATAGTAGTACGCTGTATGATGTAGCAATGGAAGCTGTGACACAAAGCCTCCTTTCTAGCAGAAACATAAGCTCCAGAAAAAAGTCACCTGCTTGGAACCATTTTTTTATATCTCCTAGAGATAGCACTAAAGCAATATGTATGTACTGTATGAAAGAATTCAGCAGgggtaaaaatgaaaaggatcTGAGTACAAGTTGTCTCATGAGACATGTGAGAAGAGCCCATCCAACTGTACTAATTCAAGAAAATGGAAGTATGCCAGGTATATCCTCCTTTTCTTCACCTACATTGTTACTGCCACCTCAGTCTGCAGATGTTGGAGATCTGAGTTCTATGTTATCCCCTATAAAACTTGTCAAGAAAATGGCTTCTAAAATACCATCTCCAGATCGAATAATTGAGGAATCTGTTTCTAttgtttcttctgaagaaatatCAGATCTCTCAGTTCCTGAAAAGTGCAGCAAAGAAGAAGTCATGGTTGGGTCATCTCCACAGCTACCCAACAACCAATATGACGACACTGTGGAGAATGTAGCAGAAAAAACTGTTGTAATTCCAAAGAGCACATCAGGTTCCAGAAGGAGATCTGCTGTCTGGAAACACTTTTATTTGTCGCCTCTAGATAATTCTAAAGCTGTTTGCATCCACTGCATGAACGAATTcagtagaggaaaaaatgggaaagacCTGGGAACAAGTTGTTTAATAAGACACATGTGGAGAGCCCATCGTTCCATTGTCCTGCAAGAGAACGGGGGTGGTACCAGCATACCACCTCTCTACACTGCACCTCCAACGCTGTTGCCTTCTTTACTACCCTCAGATAGTGATTTGAATTCTATGTCATCCTCTCCTGGAAAACTAATTAAAGAATcaacttctgtttcttcttctccagacaGAATCTCTGAGGAGATCCATACTACTATCTCTTCTGGAGATGGCCTGGTGGAAGACTCAATGCTGTCATCTTCTGATGATATAGGTGAAGTCTCCTTTGTTTCCTCTCCGGAGAAACAGTGTGAGGGATTAGGTCCACTAATATTTGAACCTactgctgtatttcagcaaaataaaaggaTTATGAAAAGGCTTAAATCAGAAGTTTGGCATCACTTTTCACTGTCACCTGCAGACAGTCTAAAAGCAGTATGTAGATACTGCAGTTGTATGATAAGTCGCGGTAAAAAAGGAGATGTGGGCACAAGCTGCTTGATGAGACATCTATATAGACGCCATCCTGATGTAATTGGAAACCAAAAGGGCTTTCTTGATGTGAGTTTGGCAAATTCTCCTTACGCCACTTTGGCTTCTGCAGAATGTTCATCCTCAAAGTTGACTGACTTGCCTACAATGGTTACACATGATAATCAAATTATATTTCCTGTTAATAGTAAGAAGACCTCAAAACTGTGGAATCACTTTTCAATTTGTTCTGCAGATTCAACAAAAGTAATATGTATGCACTGTGGACGTACAATAAGTAGGGGGAAAAAGCCAACAAATCTGGGCACAAGTTGCCTTCTAAGACATTTGCAGCGGTTTCATAACAACGTATTGAAAACTGATGTCTCAGAGACAGTATTATCCTCATCTACGGATAATCACATGCCACTGAGCACAGAATTATTAGGATCTTCAAATTTTGATGAAACCAATGACAAGTTTTGTGACTCTCACCCAGTTgccaaaaaaatcacaagtcTTGTAGCTGAAATGATTGCACTTGACCTTCAGCCATATTCTTTTGTAGACAACATTGGCTTTAACAGGCTGCTTGAATACTTGCAACCTCAATATTCTTTACCTTCTCCATCTTACTTTTCTAGGACAGCAATTCCAGATATGTATGATaatgtaaaacaaataattatttcacaCCTTAAAGAAGCTGAGAGTGGAGTGATCCATTTTACATCTGGAATATGGATGAGCAACCAAACACGAGAATATTTAACCCTGACAGCTCATTGGGTAACATTTGAGTCTTCATTTCGACCACAGTGTGAGGATTACCATTGTTCAGCACTACTAAATGTATCGCAGATTGATTGTGACTACAATGGAATCAGTATTCAAAAGCAATTAGAGTACTGGTGGGAAACATGGATTACTTCCATTGGCCTTCAGATTGGGATTACTGTTACTGATAATCAGAGTATAGAAAAAACTTTAAATGAAGGTGATCATTCAAGTGTACAATGTTTTAGTCACACTGTTAACGTCATTGTAAATGAGGCTATTAAAAGCCAGAGAATGGTTCAGAATTTGCTTAGTATTGCAAGAAAGATCTGTGAACGCGTCCATCggtcagcaaaagcaaaagagaagttAGCTGAGTTGCAAAAAGAGTACGAGTTGCCTCAGCACCAGCTAATACAAGATGTTCCATCAAAGTGGAATACATCATTTCATATGCTTGAACGTCTTATTGAACAGAAAAGAGCAATTGATGAAATGTCAATCGAGTGCAGCTTTCGGGAGCTAATAAGTTGTGATCAGTGGGAAGTCATGCAGTCGGTGTGTCATGCTCTCAAACCTTTTGAAGCTGCAAGCAGGGAGATGAGTACACACATGTCTACTCTAAGCCAGGTGATTCCAATGATTCATATACTTAACAGGAAAATAGAAATGCTATTTGAGGAAACAATGGGCATAGATACTATGCTGAAATCTTTGAAAGAAGCTATGGTGAGTAGATTGTCCTCCACGCTTCATGATCCAAGGTACATTTTTGCTACGCTTCTGGATCCCCGGTATAAAACATCCTTATTtacagaagaggaggctgaacaATATAAACAAGACTTAATCAGGGAGCTGGAAATAATGAGTTCTACCTCAGATGATGATAAACCTgtttccaatggatgtgatatAGGTTCACCATCTACAAATTCATATGGAGAAGATAATCTTTGGTCGCTCATGGGTgacatgaagaaaacaaaagacctgaaagaaagagcaaagtTACCAGAGGAAATGGTGCTTTCTTACTTGGAGGAAGAAGTGCTTGAGCATAACTGTGATCCTTTAACTTACTGGAACTTTAAGAAGTCATCTTGGCCAGTACTGTCAAAATTGGCTGTCAGGTTCTTGGGTTGTCCACCAAGCATTGTTCCTTCAGAGAGATTGTTCAATACATCCAATGAAAGCAACAGCTTTAGTCAGTCAAGGTTAATGATTGAACACTTTGAAAAGCTTATCTTTTTGAAAGTGAATCTTCCTTTAATATACTTCCAGTATTGA